From a single Aspergillus puulaauensis MK2 DNA, chromosome 2, nearly complete sequence genomic region:
- a CDS encoding fungal specific transcription factor domain-containing protein (COG:S;~EggNog:ENOG410PV4T;~InterPro:IPR007219;~PFAM:PF04082;~antiSMASH:Cluster_2.9;~go_function: GO:0003677 - DNA binding [Evidence IEA];~go_function: GO:0008270 - zinc ion binding [Evidence IEA];~go_process: GO:0006351 - transcription, DNA-templated [Evidence IEA]) — MASNAHQVFLQAYDIFFRHYHNKPYTLFNPDLFRRKIDQRQVPQYLQFAFIATAVRFSSQLQWKQRKQETIDGYAQCSWEMIMSSPDGLGDGSDVSVIQALALLAIIDATAGRRRAAWVKIGMAVRISQDLQMMLEPDESLPAAEREERRGIFWSLFLVDRFICCSFRRPPAIKVADCRLKLPVDTPIQDAQSSLTIVELLDEKMRSTPGKVVGLSGLSVGLAALLGRTIDYMMNSEATTVEPWQHHSDHSSIYTSLESLKQMADTYAPSKEQGQSIQLPHTDRTSHFVLSLTLYHLTHCILSHPFLLGMKRKAYKDEPTPTPWFEAQHASCWGHAQALTTLVVDAKAAGYMLAPSFYSYCVLVAGTVHAILLHGEDKPASERAANYIRASLDYFSEIEEMWHNSFIMADALRFFTNRCVRYSAILLGPADRFAQLTETDITVLRAVLDYWTMMDPRNPVSELSVLNIDCFSRETQSKRENAPLTPDDTTEGSETSKENSCNDTVDPTRVLREFPLSISSPLAETEDGGGMEFSRWDWDNELDLA; from the exons ATGGCCTCCAACGCCCACCAGGTCTTCCTGCAGGCCTAcgacatcttcttccgccatTACCACAACAAGCCCTACACGCTCTTCAACCCCGACCTGTTCCGCCGCAAGATCGACCAGCGCCAGGTCCCTCAATACCTGCAGTTCGCCTTCATCGCGACCGCCgtgcgcttctcctcgcagCTGCAATGGAAGCAGCGCAAGCAGGAGACGATCGACGGGTACGCCCAGTGCTCGTGGGAGATGATCATGTCGTCGCCGGACGGGCTAGGTGATGGCTCTGATGTCTCTGTTATTCAGGCGTTGGCGCTGCTGGCCATTATCGATGCGACTG CCGGTCGACGACGCGCCGCCTGGGTGAAGATTGGCATGGCCGTGCGCATCAGCCAGGACCTGCAGATGATGCTGGAGCCAGACGAGAGTCTCCCTGCTGcagagcgagaagaacgACGCGGTATATTCTGGTCACTGTTCCTCGTCGACCGGTTCATCTGCTGCTCGTTTCGACGTCCGCCGGCCATTAAAGTCGCTGACTGCCGGCTGAAGCTCCCCGTCGACACACCCATTCAAGACGCCCAGTCGTCGCTCACGATAGTAGAGCTGCTCGACGAGAAGATGCGCTCAACACCAGGCAAAGTCGTCGGGCTGTCTGGACTCAGCGTCGGGCTCGCAGCACTGCTCGGCCGCACAATTGACTACATGATGAACAGCGAAGCAACCACCGTCGAGCCATGGCAACACCACTCCGACCACAGCAGCATCTACACCAGTCTCGAATCGCTGAAACAAATGGCCGACACATACGCTCCATCCAAAGAGCAAGGTCAGAGTATCCAGCTCCCTCACACAGACCGCACATCGCACTTCGTCCTCTCTCTAACCCTCTACCACCTCACCCACTGCATCCTCAGCCACCCATTCTTGCTCGGCATGAAACGAAAGGCATACAAAGACGAACCCACCCCAACGCCCTGGTTCGAAGCGCAGCACGCCTCGTGCTGGGGCCACGCTCAGGCCCTGACGACGCTGGTCGTCGACGCGAAGGCCGCTGGATATATGCTTGCGCCGTCGTTCTATAGCTACTGCGTGCTTGTCGCAGGGACAGTCCATGCGATCCTCCTCCACGGCGAAGATAAACCGGCCAGTGAGCGCGCGGCAAACTATATCCGCGCGTCGCTGGATTACTTTTCtgagatcgaggagatgTGGCATAATTCTTTTATCATG GCTGACGCCCTCCGCTTCTTCACAAACCGCTGCGTCCGATACAGCGCGATTCTCCTCGGACCGGCAGATCGGTTCGCCCAGCTCACAGAGACGGATATCACCGTCCTCCGCGCGGTGCTGGACTACTGGACCATGATGGACCCGCGCAATCCGGTTTCGGAGCTCAGTGTGTTGAATATCGACTGTTTTTCTCGGGAGACGCAAAGTAAGAGAGAGAATGCGCCTTTGACTCCGGACGATACGACGGAAGGTTCGGAGACGTCGAAAGAGAATAGTTGTAATGATACTGTAGACCCGACCCGGGTTCTGCGTGAGTTTCCACTGTCGATTTCGTCGCCTTTAGCTGAAACggaggatggaggtgggATGGAGTTTTCGAGATGGGATTGGGATAATGAGTTGGATTTGGCTTGA
- a CDS encoding uncharacterized protein (COG:I;~EggNog:ENOG410PP48;~InterPro:IPR008949;~PFAM:PF19086;~SMCOG1052:Terpene synthase/cyclase metal-binding domain protein;~antiSMASH:Cluster_2.9) yields MSTTTTTTTLLTKCNPLAPQLTETVHTYLDKTWSFSSANYKSAFFEMDFPRLLALFCPEGPLDRLESAALFVCLTGILDDAFSQMSIPASREIGAKLLHIMQGTASADLSNPLEKILMKIINDMKTQNEELANDVLKGAIALFHAQTSKARLEVAQLDEYFGFRYGDVGGEFFTALIRFVDNIVLTGSERDDFQYLERTVVRHMIIANDILSWEKELKEAAESNQEGAELCSAIPILTRNLGIGFEGAKRVLWVTARELEGEMEGLVEGLELSPQGERYVQALKYMASGNEQWSGTTSRYKIY; encoded by the exons ATGTCAACGACGACAACTACAACAACCCTCCTAACAAAATGCAACCCCCTCGCCCCACAACTCACAGAAACCGTCCACACCTACCTAGACAAAACCTGGTCCTTCTCCAGCGCAAACTACAAGTCCGCGTTCTTCGAAATGGACTTCCCCCgcctcctcgctctcttctGTCCCGAGGGACCACTGGATAGACTCGAGAGCGCGGCGCTGTTTGTGTGTTTAACTGGGATTCTGGACG ATGCATTCAGCCAAATGTCTATCCCCGCGTCCCGCGAAATAGGGGCGAAACTGCTCCATATCATGCAGGGGACCGCGAGTGCAGATCTATCGAATCCACTAGAGAAGATCCTGATGAAAATAATCAACGATATGAAGACCCAGAACGAGGAGCTCGCGAACGACGTCCTTAAAGGAGCCATTGCGCTGTTCCATGCGCAGACCAGTAAGGCGCGGCTGGAGGTTGCGCAGCTTGATGAGTATTTTGGGTTTAGATATGGGGATGTGGGTGGGGA GTTTTTTACAGCGTTGATACGCTTTGTAGATAACATCGTTCTCACAGGTTCTGAGAGGGATGATTTCCAGTATCTGGAAAGGACTGTCGTCAGGCATATGATTATTGCAAATGACATCTTGTCCTGGGAAAAGGAGCTTAAGGAGGCCGCTGAAAGTAATCAGGAAGGCGCGGAGCTTTGTTCGGCTATTCCCATCCTGACGAGGAATCTGGGGATAGGGTTTGAGGGCGCGAAGAGGGTGCTTTGGGTGACGGCAAGAGAGTTGGAGGGCGAGATGGAAGGGTTGGTTGAGGGTTTGGAACTCTCGCCTCAAGGGGAGAGGTACGTTCAGGCCTTGAAATATATGGCAAGTGGAAATGAGCAGTGGTCCGGCACAACAAGCCGgtataagatttattaa
- a CDS encoding uncharacterized protein (COG:Q;~EggNog:ENOG410PJTA;~InterPro:IPR001128,IPR017972,IPR002401,IPR036396;~antiSMASH:Cluster_2.9;~go_function: GO:0005506 - iron ion binding [Evidence IEA];~go_function: GO:0016705 - oxidoreductase activity, acting on paired donors, with incorporation or reduction of molecular oxygen [Evidence IEA];~go_function: GO:0020037 - heme binding [Evidence IEA];~go_process: GO:0055114 - oxidation-reduction process [Evidence IEA]) yields the protein MLEGLRLSYGASSRLQRIAPDRNLQFQEWSIPAGTPIGMSTALLHHNEKNFPDSHEFIPERWLDPEKRKHLEKYMVSFNKGSRQCVGMNLARSEILLALPNIVRRLDLELYETTREDVTLAHDLFLPFAREGRKGVRVLVG from the exons ATGCTCGAAGGACTTAG ACTTTCATACGGCGCCAGCTCAAGATTACAGCGTATCGCTCCAGACCGCAACCTCCAGTTTCAAGAATGGTCCATCCCAGCAGGG ACACCCATTGGCATGAGCACTGCCCTACTCCACCACAATGAGAAGAACTTCCCCGACTCGCACGAGTTTATCCCCGAGAGATGGCTAGACCCGGAAAAGCGCAAGCACCTGGAGAAATATATGGTGTCGTTCAACAAGGGATCACGACAGTGCGTTGGGATGAA CCTCGCACGCTCAGAGATTCTCCTGGCTCTGCCCAATATCGTCCGCCGCCTGGATCTAGAGTTGTACGAAACGACGCGCGAGGATGTAACACTCGCCCACGATCTTTTTCTGCCTTTCGCGCGggagggaaggaaaggcGTTCGTGTTTTAGTAGGATAG